One Glycine max cultivar Williams 82 chromosome 3, Glycine_max_v4.0, whole genome shotgun sequence DNA window includes the following coding sequences:
- the LOC100776337 gene encoding Probable pyridoxal 5'-phosphate synthase subunit PDX2-like has translation MAVVGVLALQGSFNEHIAALRRLGVQGVEIRKPEQLNTISSLIIPGGESTTMAKLAEYHNLFPALREFVQMGKPVWGTCAGLIFLANKAIGQKTGGQYLVGGLDCTVHRNFFGSQIQSFEAELSVPELVSKEGGPETFCGIFIRAPAILEAGPEVQVLADYPVPSSRLLSSDSSIEDQTENAEKESKVIVAVRQGNILATAFHPELTADTRWHSYFVKMSNEIREEASSSSLVPAQVSSTSQYQQPRNDLPIYR, from the exons ATGGCCGTCGTTGGCGTCCTCGCGCTGCAAGGATCTTTCAACGAACACATAGCTG CTCTTAGAAGGTTAGGGGTGCAAGGCGTGGAGATTCGAAAGCCAGAGCAGCTTAACACAATTAGTTCCCTCATTATCCCTGGTGGAGAAAGCACCACCATGGCTAAGCTCGCCGAGTATCACAACCTG TTTCCTGCTTTGCGAGAGTTTGTACAAATGGGAAAGCCTGTTTGGGGAACCTGTGCAGGGCTTATATTCTTGGCAAATAAAGCTATAG GACAGAAGACTGGTGGTCAATATTTGGTTGGTGGACTTGATTGTACAGTGCATAGAAATTTCTTTGGCAGCCAG ATTCAAAGCTTTGAGGCAGAGCTTTCAGTGCCGGAGCTTGTCTCCAAGGAAGGAGGTCCTGAAACATTTTGTGGAATTTTTATTCGTGCCCCTGCAATTCTTGAAGCAGGGCCAGAAGTTCAAGTGCTGGCTGATTATCCTGTACCTTCTAGCAGATTGTTGAGTTCTGATTCCTCTATTGAAGACCAAACG GAGAATGCTGAGAAAGAAAGTAAAGTTATAGTTGCTGTGAGACAAGGGAACATATTAGCCACTGCTTTCCATCCTGAATTGACAGCCGATACTCGATG gCATAGTTATTTCgtaaaaatgtcaaatgaaattAGAGAAGAGGCCTCTTCGAGTAGCCTTGTTCCTGCACAAGTCAGTAGTACAAGTCAATATCAACAGCCCCGGAATGACCTTCCTATCTATCGATAG
- the LOC100499704 gene encoding putative high mobility group protein B1 protein has product MKNAKGKGAARASKESLKPVDDRKVGKRKASGKPGRSSAPKKEKKAKKDPNKPKRPPSAFFVFLEEFRKTFKAENPNVKAVSVVGKAGGEKWKSLSSAEKAPYEAKAAKRKAEYEKLIKAYDKKQASSADDEESDKSKSEVNDEDDASGEEEEEDDEEEEDDEDDD; this is encoded by the exons ATGAAGAATGCAAAGGGCAAGGGAGCAGCAAGGGCCTCAAAAGAATCACTGAAGCCCGTTGATGACCG AAAGGTTGGAAAGCGGAAGGCTTCCGGTAAGCCTGGGAGAAGTAGTGCAccaaagaaggagaagaaggccAAGAAAGACCCCAACAAGCCTAAAAGACCACCCAGTGCTTTCTTTGTGTTCCT TGAGGAGTTCAGGAAGACCTTTAAGGCTGAGAATCCTAATGTGAAGGCTGTATCAGTT GTTGGGAAAGCTGGAGGAGAGAAATGGAAATCCTTGTCCAGTGCT GAGAAAGCTCCATATGAAGCCAAGGCTGCGAAAAGGAAAGCTGAGTATGAAAAACTTATCAAAGCTTATGATAAAAAGCAG GCAAGCTCCGCAGATGATGAAGAATCAGACAAGTCCAAATCTGAAGtgaatgatgaagatgatgCCAGTGGAGAG gaggaggaagaggatgATGAGGAGGAAGAGGACGATGAAGATGATGACTGA
- the LOC100499704 gene encoding putative high mobility group protein B1 protein isoform X2, giving the protein MKNAKGKGAARASKESLKPVDDRKVGKRKASGKPGRSSAPKKEKKAKKDPNKPKRPPSAFFVFLEEFRKTFKAENPNVKAVSVVGKAGGEKWKSLSSAEKAPYEAKAAKRKAEYEKLIKAYDKKQASSADDEESDKSKSEVNDEDDASGELLTLLTHTFA; this is encoded by the exons ATGAAGAATGCAAAGGGCAAGGGAGCAGCAAGGGCCTCAAAAGAATCACTGAAGCCCGTTGATGACCG AAAGGTTGGAAAGCGGAAGGCTTCCGGTAAGCCTGGGAGAAGTAGTGCAccaaagaaggagaagaaggccAAGAAAGACCCCAACAAGCCTAAAAGACCACCCAGTGCTTTCTTTGTGTTCCT TGAGGAGTTCAGGAAGACCTTTAAGGCTGAGAATCCTAATGTGAAGGCTGTATCAGTT GTTGGGAAAGCTGGAGGAGAGAAATGGAAATCCTTGTCCAGTGCT GAGAAAGCTCCATATGAAGCCAAGGCTGCGAAAAGGAAAGCTGAGTATGAAAAACTTATCAAAGCTTATGATAAAAAGCAG GCAAGCTCCGCAGATGATGAAGAATCAGACAAGTCCAAATCTGAAGtgaatgatgaagatgatgCCAGTGGAGAG TTATTAACCCTTTTGactcataccttcgcatag